The DNA sequence GCCCGATTTGCTGAAGGCCGCCGAACGCATGAACTTCACCGGCCTGAACATCACCTTCCCCTGCAAGCAGGCGATCATCCCGCTGCTCGACGAGCTGTCGCCCGAGGCCCGGGGCATCGGCGCGGTGAATACCGTGGTGCTCAAGGATGGCAAACGCATCGGCCACAACACCGACTGCCTGGGGTTCGCCGAAGGTTTTCGCCGCGGCCTGGGCGATGTTGCACGCCAGCGCGTGGTGCAGATGGGCGCCGGTGGCGCCGGCGCGGCGGTTGCCCATGCCCTATTGGCTGAAGGCGTACAGACGCTGAGTATTTTTGACGTCGAGGTCAGCCGTGCCGAGGCCTTGGCCAACAACCTGAATCAACACTTCGGCGCTGGCCGTGCCCGAGCCGGGCATGACCTGCCCGCTGCCATGGCCGAGGCGAACGGCCTGGTGAACACCACGCCCATGGGCATGGCGAAACTGCCGGGCATGCCGGTGCCGGTCGAGCTGTTGCACGGTCAATTGTGGGTCGCGGAAATCGTCTACTTCCCCTTGGAAACCGAACTGCTGCGCAACGCCCGCGCCCTTGGCTGCCGTACGCTGGATGGCGGCAACATGGCGGTGTTCCAGGCGGTGAAGGCGTTCGAACTGTTCAGTGGCGTCGCGCCGGATGCACAGCGGATGCTGGAGCATTTCCAGAGCATGAATCACTGAGACCTGAAGCATCCCCTGTGGGAGCGGGCTTGCTCGCGAATGCGGTGTGTCAGTAAGCAAATGTGTGACTGACACACCGCATTCGCGAGCAAGCCCGCTCCCACATTAGATTCAGAGTCAGGCCTGCAGATACCGCAGTACCGACTCACAGACCATCTCCCGATGCCGCTGCTTGATCGCTTCGTCCGACAGGTCGATCTGAAAGATCTCACCGAACGTCTGGCGGTTGGACACGCGGTAAAAACAGAAGGAACTGATCAGCAAGTGCACATCCAGCGGTTGCAGATCGGGACGGAACACGCCCTCCTCGGCGCCTCGACGCAGGATCACGCCCAGGGAATCGAGGATGGTGTTGGTCATCGCCTTGATCGCGCCTGACTGTTTCACGTACTCGGCATTGTGGATGTTCTCGATGCAGACGATGCGCACGAAATCCACATTGCGGTCGTGGTGGTCGAAGGTGAACTCCACCAGGCGCCGGATCGCGTCGACCGGGGCCAGCTCCGCCAGGTGCAGGCGGCTCTCGGTATTGCGGATATCACCGTAGAGTTTCTCCAGCACCTCGACGTACAACTGCTCCTTGCTGCCGAAGTAGTAATAAATCATGCGCTTGGAGGTGTGGATGCGTTCGGCGATGGCGTCGACCCGGGCGCCGGACAGGCCCTGCTGGACGAACTCGACGATGGCTTCCTGAAGAATGTTCTCCCGGGTTTTCTCCGGGTTGTTCTTGCGACTCTTGCGCGGCGCGACGACAGGTTCGTCGAGGGCTGCGGAAAGCTCTGGATTCATAGTCATTGCGGGGCTCACGGCCATCACTGCACAGGTGGGCGATTATGGGCCGCACCGTGCAGTGAAGGAAGCCACGGCGTTGCCCTTTACCGCGGCGGTTACGATTTGCCTACAACTTGGCGTGGCGCAAGCCACCACTGCGGGACTTGGCCATCGCCGCCAGCCGCACCGCGACGTTGGCCGCGCCGTAACCGGCGTAACCGTTCTTGCGCTGAATGATCTCAAAGAAAAACCGCCCCTCGAACGGCTCGGTGTAGACGTGAAACAACTCGCCGCCCTGGGCGTCACGGTCGTACAACACGTTGAAATACGCCAGCTCGCTGAGAAACTCATCATCGAAATCGAACCGCGCCGCCAAGTCGTCGTAATAG is a window from the Pseudomonas brassicacearum genome containing:
- a CDS encoding shikimate dehydrogenase, encoding MSMPNITVLAGLIGAGIQASRTPALHEREGDAQGMRYLYRLIDLDALKLDSGALPDLLKAAERMNFTGLNITFPCKQAIIPLLDELSPEARGIGAVNTVVLKDGKRIGHNTDCLGFAEGFRRGLGDVARQRVVQMGAGGAGAAVAHALLAEGVQTLSIFDVEVSRAEALANNLNQHFGAGRARAGHDLPAAMAEANGLVNTTPMGMAKLPGMPVPVELLHGQLWVAEIVYFPLETELLRNARALGCRTLDGGNMAVFQAVKAFELFSGVAPDAQRMLEHFQSMNH
- a CDS encoding TetR/AcrR family transcriptional regulator, with protein sequence MTMNPELSAALDEPVVAPRKSRKNNPEKTRENILQEAIVEFVQQGLSGARVDAIAERIHTSKRMIYYYFGSKEQLYVEVLEKLYGDIRNTESRLHLAELAPVDAIRRLVEFTFDHHDRNVDFVRIVCIENIHNAEYVKQSGAIKAMTNTILDSLGVILRRGAEEGVFRPDLQPLDVHLLISSFCFYRVSNRQTFGEIFQIDLSDEAIKQRHREMVCESVLRYLQA